The Clostridia bacterium sequence GGCTTCTTCTAACCGTGATGCCAAAGTTATCGGCGTTGACGTTGACCAGTCTAACGAGAGCGATAGAGTAATTACTTCGGCGGTAAAAGGTCTTAGAGAGGCTGTTATGCGTACGCTTGCAACAATTTACGCTAACGAATGGGATACTCTCGGCGGAAAAGATATACTTTTAAGCGCAAGAGAAGATGCGACAGGCCTACTTCCCGGCGAAGGAAATTGGATGCTTAAAAAATTCTCATACGCTAAATATCAAGAATTAGTTCAAAAAGTAATATCCGGAGAAATTAAAATCGATAGAATTATGCCTGAGCTAAATCAAGGCGCTTTAAGCCTTGAAAAAGTAATAGTCGACTACGTTAAGTAATTAAAGGGAGGGACTTCTTTCCCTCCTTTTTTGTATATTTTGATATAAATTGCTAGTTCAAATATTGTTTTAGCCAGTTAAATACTGTCAAACTTGGCTACTACTATCTAAAATCATAATAACAAGTGATAACAAACAATGGTGAAAAATGGAAGAAAACAGTAAAACTGAGTTTCTTAACAGCGAATATGCTGTTGAAATGCGTAACATTACTAAACTTTTTCCTGGTATTGTTGCAAATGATAATGTAACCTTACAACTAAAAAAAGGCGAAATTCACGCTCTTCTTGGTGAAAATGGCGCAGGAAAAAGTACCTTAATGAGCGTCCTTTTTGGGCTATATCAAGCCGAAGAAGGCGAAATATTCGTTTACGGAAAAAAAGTAGATATTAAAGACCCTAACGACGCAAATGAGTTAGGCATAGGTATGGTACATCAACACTTTAAATTAGTTGATGTTTATTCTGTGGTTGACAATATTATTCTTGGTTGCGAACCTACAAAATGTGGATTTATTGCAAAAAAGTTAGCAGAACAAAAAATAATAGATTTATGTCAAAAATATAATATGCCACTAAACCCCGATGCGTTAATTGAAAATCTTACCGTTGGACAACAACAAAAAGTTGAAATACTTAAAATGTTGTATCGCAACAACGAAATACTTATCTTTGACGAACCCACAGCCGTACTTACTCCGCAAGAAATAGAAGAATTGCTTGGCGCAATGAAAGACTTTGCTAGTCAAGGCAAATCAATTCTTTTTATCACCCACAAATTAAATGAAATAATGGCGGTTGCCGATAGATGTACTATTCTTAGAAAGGGTAAATGCGTTGGTACGGTTAATATTAAAGATACCGACAAACAACAACTATCCAAATTGATGGTTGGTAGAGATGTCGAGTTTAGCGTACATAAAGAAGAACTTGAAGTCGGCGAGGAAGTTCTAACAGTAAATAATCTTCAAATTATTAGTCAAAGGACAAAAAAACACGTTATAAATGACGTAAGTTTTGCCGTAGGGAGTCGTGAAATTGTGGCTATTGCAGGTATTGAAGGCAACGGTCAATCGGAATTAGTCTACGCTATATCCGGAATAACAGGACAAAAAAGCGGTGACATTAAACTTTGCAATGTTGATATTACTCATTCCTCAGTGCGTGTTCGCAACAACTTAGGTTTGACGCATATACCCGAAGATAGGCACAAATACGGGCTAATTCTTGATTTTTCCCTTGAAGACAATCTAATACTTAAAGATTATTTTACCAAAGAGTTTTGTAATCGCTTTGGGTTTATGAGAAGGAAGAATATTAGAAAAAGAGCCGAAACATTAATTGCAAAATTCGATATACGTTCCGGGCAAGGTAGCATTACTCCGGTTAGGAGTATGTCGGGAGGCAATCAACAAAAAGCTATTCTAGCTAGGGAAATATCCTTACAGCCCAAACTTCTTGTAGCCGTTCAACCTACTAGGGGGCTTGACGTTGGTTCAATCGAATTTATTCACAGTCAAATAGTCAAAGCTCGCAAACAAGGTTGCGCAGTTTTGCTTGTTAGTTACGAGTTAGACGAAGTTATGAACCTTGCAGATAGAATATTAGTAATTTACGAAGGTGAAATTGTTGCCGAACTTAATCCTAAGACTACAAGCGTTCAAGAAATAGGGTTATATATGTCGGGTAGCAAGAAGAATATAAAGGAGGCAATAAATGAATAAATTTAAGTTGTTTTTTGTCTCGATAGGTAATTGGTTTAAGAAAGTCTTTACAATTATTGGTAATTGGTTTAAGAAAGTCTTTACAATAATTGGTAGTTGGTTTAAGAAAGTTTTTACGCTGGTAGGTAATTGGTTTAAGAAAGTTTTTACGCCGGTAGGTAATTGGTTTAAGAAAGTTTTTACACCGGTAGGTAGTTGGTTTAAGAAAGTTTTTACACCGGTAGGTAGTTGGATTAAAAAACTATTTATAATAAATGGTAATAAAACAAAATTTGGAAAGTTGTTAACATCTTCTTCTTCAAAATCGCTGTACGCTTCGTTAATATGTATTTTATCGGGGATACTAATTGGTTTTTTACTGTTATTGATAACTTCACTTGCTAGTCCAAACATTTCTCTTGGTAACGCTTTTGACGGATTTAGAGTAATTATTGGAAGTATTTTTTATAAAAAAACCGTCGACGGCGTATTAATCTTTGGAATTAATGCTAATTCGATTGGCGATATGATATTTAGGGCTACTCCCGTGCTTATGACGGGTTTGTCGGTTGCTTTTGCCTTTAAGTCCGGTTTATTTAACATTGGCGCATCGGGGCAATATTTAATGGGTACTGCGGCATCGCTATATATCGCATTATCTATTCCACAAACTGTTCCGGTATGGTTGATATGGATTTTTGCCTTCTTTGGGGCTATTATTGCCGGTATGTTATGGGGGGCTATACCCGGTTTATTTAAGACGTTATTTAACACAAACGAAGTAATAACCTGCATAATGACTAACTGGATAGCCGCTAACCTAGTAACTATGCTTTTTGATGGTAGCGCTTTAAGAAACATAACCGAAGCCGGTAAGTCCGGCTATATTAAGCCTACTAGCGCAAACGGAGTATTCAACCCCAGTTTTGGCATAAGGGGGCTGTTTGAAGGTTCGTATGCCGATGGCGGTATAGTCATAGCTATATTTATAGCTATCCTTATCTATTTTATAATAAATAAATCAAAATTTGGTTACGAATTGCGCGCGACAGGACTCAATAGACGAGCTACTAAATATGCCGGTATGCGTGAAAAACGCAACATTATATTTTCTATGGCAATAGCCGGCGGTCTTGCTGCGGCAGGCGCTGCCTTATACTGGCTAAATGGCAGAACAGAATTTGCTTGGAATACTTCAACTTCGCTTCCTATCGAAGGTTTTAATGGTATTCCCGTTGCTTTACTGGCAAGCAGTAATCCTATTGGCATTATATTTGCTTCGTTATTTATGGCGTTTTTAAATATCGGTGGCGTTAAGTTATCTGTCGCTACGGCGTTTAACGAACATATAGCGGGTATTATAGTTGCCATAATAGTATATTTTAGCGGATTTAGTAAATTCTTTGTTGATTTATTTAACTCTAACAAAAAAGTAAAACATAAGTTAAATTTAACTGCAATCGCTGACGGTCAAACCGCAACGCTTTCGCAAAATATTGAAAGTCAAGATGTTGAAAGTCAAAATATTGAAAGTCAAGATGTTGAAGTTAAAATAATAAATGAAGAAATTCCAAATGAAAATACTAAGGAGGAAGCAGATAAATGACATTTTTAATTCAACAAACGCTTATTTATAGTATTCCTCTATTGATTGTCGCCTTAGCGGGGGTTTTTGCCGAAAGAAGCGGTATAATTAACATCGCCCTTGACGGTATGATGATAATAGGAGCTTTTATTGGCTCGCTTACGACTTATTTATTTGTTACCGCTAACGCTTTAATGGGGGCTAAACAATTAATATTTATTATAGCTATGCTCTGTTCGGCTTTTGCGGGAGCGTTATTTTCCCTACTACTTTCTTTTTCAAGTATTAAGATGAAAGCCGACCAAACAATAGGCGGTACTGCGATTAACTTGCTTGCGCCT is a genomic window containing:
- a CDS encoding ABC transporter ATP-binding protein codes for the protein MEENSKTEFLNSEYAVEMRNITKLFPGIVANDNVTLQLKKGEIHALLGENGAGKSTLMSVLFGLYQAEEGEIFVYGKKVDIKDPNDANELGIGMVHQHFKLVDVYSVVDNIILGCEPTKCGFIAKKLAEQKIIDLCQKYNMPLNPDALIENLTVGQQQKVEILKMLYRNNEILIFDEPTAVLTPQEIEELLGAMKDFASQGKSILFITHKLNEIMAVADRCTILRKGKCVGTVNIKDTDKQQLSKLMVGRDVEFSVHKEELEVGEEVLTVNNLQIISQRTKKHVINDVSFAVGSREIVAIAGIEGNGQSELVYAISGITGQKSGDIKLCNVDITHSSVRVRNNLGLTHIPEDRHKYGLILDFSLEDNLILKDYFTKEFCNRFGFMRRKNIRKRAETLIAKFDIRSGQGSITPVRSMSGGNQQKAILAREISLQPKLLVAVQPTRGLDVGSIEFIHSQIVKARKQGCAVLLVSYELDEVMNLADRILVIYEGEIVAELNPKTTSVQEIGLYMSGSKKNIKEAINE
- a CDS encoding ABC transporter permease, whose translation is MNKFKLFFVSIGNWFKKVFTIIGNWFKKVFTIIGSWFKKVFTLVGNWFKKVFTPVGNWFKKVFTPVGSWFKKVFTPVGSWIKKLFIINGNKTKFGKLLTSSSSKSLYASLICILSGILIGFLLLLITSLASPNISLGNAFDGFRVIIGSIFYKKTVDGVLIFGINANSIGDMIFRATPVLMTGLSVAFAFKSGLFNIGASGQYLMGTAASLYIALSIPQTVPVWLIWIFAFFGAIIAGMLWGAIPGLFKTLFNTNEVITCIMTNWIAANLVTMLFDGSALRNITEAGKSGYIKPTSANGVFNPSFGIRGLFEGSYADGGIVIAIFIAILIYFIINKSKFGYELRATGLNRRATKYAGMREKRNIIFSMAIAGGLAAAGAALYWLNGRTEFAWNTSTSLPIEGFNGIPVALLASSNPIGIIFASLFMAFLNIGGVKLSVATAFNEHIAGIIVAIIVYFSGFSKFFVDLFNSNKKVKHKLNLTAIADGQTATLSQNIESQDVESQNIESQDVEVKIINEEIPNENTKEEADK